A stretch of Bos indicus isolate NIAB-ARS_2022 breed Sahiwal x Tharparkar chromosome 24, NIAB-ARS_B.indTharparkar_mat_pri_1.0, whole genome shotgun sequence DNA encodes these proteins:
- the NAPG gene encoding gamma-soluble NSF attachment protein isoform X1 yields MAAQKINEGLEHLAKAEKYLKTGFLKWKPDYDSAASEYGKAAVAFKNAKQFEQAKDACLKEAVAHENNRAYLFTLWKCLFHAAKAYEQAGMMLKEMQKLPEAVQLIEKASMMYLENGTPDTAAMALERAGKLIENVDPEKAVQLYQQTANVFENEERLRQAVELLGKASRLLVRGRRFDEAAISIQKEKNIYKEIENYPTCYKKTIAQVLVHLHRNDYVAAERCVRESYSIPGFNGSEDCAALEQLLEGYDQQDQDQVAEVCNSPLFKYMDNDYAKLGLSLVVPGGGVKKKAAAPPQAKPEGTAAPAAEEEEDEYAGGLC; encoded by the exons ATGGCGGCTCAGAAGATAAACGAGGGGCTGGAACACCTGGCCAAAGCAGAGAAATA CCTGAAAACTGGTTTTTTGAAATGGAAGCCGGATTATGACAGCGCCGCTTCTGAGTATGGAAAAGCAG cTGTTGCTTTTAAGAATGCCAAGCAGTTTGAGCAAGCAAAAGACGCCTGCCTGAAGGAAGCTGTGGCCCATGAGAACAACAGGGCGTATCTTTTCACCCTTTGGAAATG CCTTTTTCATGCTGCCAA AGCATACGAGCAAGCCGGCATGATGCTGAAG GAGATGCAGAAACTCCCGGAGGCTGTTCAGCTGATCGAGAAGGCCAGCATGATGTACCTGGAGAATGGCACCCCGGACACGGCCGCCATGGCCCTGGAGCGGGCTGGGAA gCTGATAGAGAATGTAGATCCAGAAAAGGCTGTGCAGTTATATCAGCAGACAGCCAATGTGTTTGAA AATGAAGAGCGCCTGCGGCAGGCTGTCGAACTCCTGGGGAAAGCCTCCCGGCTGCTGGTGCGTGGGCGCAG gtttGATGAGGCGGCAATCtctattcagaaagaaaaaaacatttataagGAAATTGAGAATTATCCAACTTGTTATAAG AAAACAATCGCCCAGGTCTTGGTGCACCTGCACAGAAACGACTATGTGGCGGCCGAGCGCTGTGTCCGCGAGAGCTACAG CATCCCCGGCTTCAATGGCAGCGAGGACTGCGCTGCCCTGGAGCAGCTCCTGGAGGGCTACGACCAGCAAGACCAGGACCAGGTGGCCGAGGTGTGCAACTCGCCGCTGTTCAAGTACATGGACAACGAT TACGCAAAGCTGGGCCTGAGCCTGGTGGTCCCAGGAGGCGGCGTCAAGAAGAAGGCAGCAGCTCCCCCACAGGCCAAGCCTGAAGGCACCGCTGCCCCCGccgctgaggaggaggaggatgagtaCGCAGGGGGGCTGTGCTAG
- the NAPG gene encoding gamma-soluble NSF attachment protein isoform X2, translating to MAAQKINEGLEHLAKAEKYLKTGFLKWKPDYDSAASEYGKAAVAFKNAKQFEQAKDACLKEAVAHENNRALFHAAKAYEQAGMMLKEMQKLPEAVQLIEKASMMYLENGTPDTAAMALERAGKLIENVDPEKAVQLYQQTANVFENEERLRQAVELLGKASRLLVRGRRFDEAAISIQKEKNIYKEIENYPTCYKKTIAQVLVHLHRNDYVAAERCVRESYSIPGFNGSEDCAALEQLLEGYDQQDQDQVAEVCNSPLFKYMDNDYAKLGLSLVVPGGGVKKKAAAPPQAKPEGTAAPAAEEEEDEYAGGLC from the exons ATGGCGGCTCAGAAGATAAACGAGGGGCTGGAACACCTGGCCAAAGCAGAGAAATA CCTGAAAACTGGTTTTTTGAAATGGAAGCCGGATTATGACAGCGCCGCTTCTGAGTATGGAAAAGCAG cTGTTGCTTTTAAGAATGCCAAGCAGTTTGAGCAAGCAAAAGACGCCTGCCTGAAGGAAGCTGTGGCCCATGAGAACAACAGGGC CCTTTTTCATGCTGCCAA AGCATACGAGCAAGCCGGCATGATGCTGAAG GAGATGCAGAAACTCCCGGAGGCTGTTCAGCTGATCGAGAAGGCCAGCATGATGTACCTGGAGAATGGCACCCCGGACACGGCCGCCATGGCCCTGGAGCGGGCTGGGAA gCTGATAGAGAATGTAGATCCAGAAAAGGCTGTGCAGTTATATCAGCAGACAGCCAATGTGTTTGAA AATGAAGAGCGCCTGCGGCAGGCTGTCGAACTCCTGGGGAAAGCCTCCCGGCTGCTGGTGCGTGGGCGCAG gtttGATGAGGCGGCAATCtctattcagaaagaaaaaaacatttataagGAAATTGAGAATTATCCAACTTGTTATAAG AAAACAATCGCCCAGGTCTTGGTGCACCTGCACAGAAACGACTATGTGGCGGCCGAGCGCTGTGTCCGCGAGAGCTACAG CATCCCCGGCTTCAATGGCAGCGAGGACTGCGCTGCCCTGGAGCAGCTCCTGGAGGGCTACGACCAGCAAGACCAGGACCAGGTGGCCGAGGTGTGCAACTCGCCGCTGTTCAAGTACATGGACAACGAT TACGCAAAGCTGGGCCTGAGCCTGGTGGTCCCAGGAGGCGGCGTCAAGAAGAAGGCAGCAGCTCCCCCACAGGCCAAGCCTGAAGGCACCGCTGCCCCCGccgctgaggaggaggaggatgagtaCGCAGGGGGGCTGTGCTAG
- the NAPG gene encoding gamma-soluble NSF attachment protein isoform X3 — protein MLWWTLGLPSLKTGFLKWKPDYDSAASEYGKAAVAFKNAKQFEQAKDACLKEAVAHENNRAYLFTLWKCLFHAAKAYEQAGMMLKEMQKLPEAVQLIEKASMMYLENGTPDTAAMALERAGKLIENVDPEKAVQLYQQTANVFENEERLRQAVELLGKASRLLVRGRRFDEAAISIQKEKNIYKEIENYPTCYKKTIAQVLVHLHRNDYVAAERCVRESYSIPGFNGSEDCAALEQLLEGYDQQDQDQVAEVCNSPLFKYMDNDYAKLGLSLVVPGGGVKKKAAAPPQAKPEGTAAPAAEEEEDEYAGGLC, from the exons ATGTTATGGTGgacattggggcttcccag CCTGAAAACTGGTTTTTTGAAATGGAAGCCGGATTATGACAGCGCCGCTTCTGAGTATGGAAAAGCAG cTGTTGCTTTTAAGAATGCCAAGCAGTTTGAGCAAGCAAAAGACGCCTGCCTGAAGGAAGCTGTGGCCCATGAGAACAACAGGGCGTATCTTTTCACCCTTTGGAAATG CCTTTTTCATGCTGCCAA AGCATACGAGCAAGCCGGCATGATGCTGAAG GAGATGCAGAAACTCCCGGAGGCTGTTCAGCTGATCGAGAAGGCCAGCATGATGTACCTGGAGAATGGCACCCCGGACACGGCCGCCATGGCCCTGGAGCGGGCTGGGAA gCTGATAGAGAATGTAGATCCAGAAAAGGCTGTGCAGTTATATCAGCAGACAGCCAATGTGTTTGAA AATGAAGAGCGCCTGCGGCAGGCTGTCGAACTCCTGGGGAAAGCCTCCCGGCTGCTGGTGCGTGGGCGCAG gtttGATGAGGCGGCAATCtctattcagaaagaaaaaaacatttataagGAAATTGAGAATTATCCAACTTGTTATAAG AAAACAATCGCCCAGGTCTTGGTGCACCTGCACAGAAACGACTATGTGGCGGCCGAGCGCTGTGTCCGCGAGAGCTACAG CATCCCCGGCTTCAATGGCAGCGAGGACTGCGCTGCCCTGGAGCAGCTCCTGGAGGGCTACGACCAGCAAGACCAGGACCAGGTGGCCGAGGTGTGCAACTCGCCGCTGTTCAAGTACATGGACAACGAT TACGCAAAGCTGGGCCTGAGCCTGGTGGTCCCAGGAGGCGGCGTCAAGAAGAAGGCAGCAGCTCCCCCACAGGCCAAGCCTGAAGGCACCGCTGCCCCCGccgctgaggaggaggaggatgagtaCGCAGGGGGGCTGTGCTAG